A section of the Phacochoerus africanus isolate WHEZ1 chromosome 4, ROS_Pafr_v1, whole genome shotgun sequence genome encodes:
- the LOC125123982 gene encoding putative olfactory receptor 5AK3: MEQNNGTKVTEFILLGFAGQHKSWLVLFIVFLVIYVVTLVGNIGMILLIKIEASLHTPMYFFLQNLAFVDLCYATAITPKMLQNFVGTEHSISFIGCMVQLFVYGTFVTSDGYILAAMAVDRYVAICNPLRYPTVMSQRVCIQLLIGSYFMGFLNASVNTSFTFQLNFCKSNKINHFFCDAPPILALSCSSIYFNIMFLAAFVGFNLTFTVSIIIFSYIFILAAILKISSAAGRKKAFSTCASHLTAVTLFYGTLSYMYLHHRTLESQEQEKLASVFYGIVIPMFNPLIYSLRNQDVREALKGIGKKML; encoded by the coding sequence ATGGAACAAAACAATGGCACCAAAGTGACGGAATTCATTCTCCTGGGATTTGCTGGTCAACACAAGTCTTGGCTTGTCCTCTTCATAGTGTTCCTGGTGATCTATGTGGTCACCCTGGTGGGTAACATTGGCATGATCCTGCTCATCAAGATTGAAGCTTCCcttcacacccccatgtactttttcctccaAAACTTGGCTTTTGTTGATCTCTGCTATGCTACTGCTATCACTCCCAAGATGTTGCAAAACTTTGTGGGGACAGAACACTCTATCTCATTCATAGGCTGCATGGTGCAATTATTTGTCTATGGTACTTTTGTAACAAGTGACGGTTATATCTTGGCTGCTATGGCGGtggaccgctatgtggccatctgtaaccCACTCCGCTATCCAACAGTCATGTCCCAGAGAGTCTGCATTCAACTCTTAATTGGTTCATACTTTATGGGCTTCCTAAATGCTTCTGTAAACACAAGTTTTACTTTCCAACTGAACTTTTGCAAATCCAATAAAATTAACCACTTTTTCTGTGATGCACCCCCAATTCTCGCCCTCTCGTGCTCCAGTATTTACTTCAACATCATGTTTCTAGCAGCCTTTGTGGGGTTTAACTTGACATTCACTGTGTCAATCATCATCTTTTCCTACATATTTATCCTGGCTGCCATCCTGAAGATCTCTTCTGCTGCAGGGAGGAAAAAAGCCTTCTCCACGTGTGCCTCCCACCTGACAGCAGTCACCCTTTTCTATGGGACTCTGTCTTACATGTATCTGCACCACCGCACCCTAGAGTCTCAAGAGCAAGAAAAACTGGCTTCCGTGTTTTATGGGATTGTGATCCCCATGTTCAACCccctcatctacagcctgagaaacCAAGATGTGAGAGAAGCCCTTAAggggataggaaaaaaaatgctttaa
- the LOC125123983 gene encoding olfactory receptor 5AK2-like has protein sequence MEQNNGTEVTEFILLGFAGQHKSWLVLFIVFLVIYVVTLVGNIGMILLIRIEASLHTPMYFFLQNLAFVDLCYATAITPKMLQNFVGTEKSISFIGCIVQLLIYGAFVTSDCYILAAMAVDRYVAICNPLRYPTVMSQRVCIQLLIGSYLIGFLNASVHVSFILPLNFCKSNKINHFFCDAPPILALSCSSIYFNVMLIAAFVGFNLVCTVSVVILSYVFILAAILKISSAAGRKKAFSTCASHLTAVTLFYGTLSYMYLHHRTLESQEQEKLASVFYGIMIPMFNPLIYSLRNQDVREALKGVGKKYF, from the coding sequence ATGGAACAAAACAATGGCACTGAAGTGACGGAATTCATTCTCCTGGGATTTGCTGGTCAACACAAGTCTTGGCTTGTCCTCTTCATAGTGTTCCTGGTGATCTATGTGGTCACCCTGGTGGGTAACATTGGCATGATCCTGCTCATCAGGATTGAAGCTTCCcttcacacccccatgtactttttcctccaAAACTTGGCTTTTGTTGATCTCTGCTATGCTACTGCTATCACTCCCAAGATGTTGCAAAACTTTGTGGGGACAGAAAAATCCATCTCATTTATAGGATGCATAGTGCAGTTACTAATTTATGGTGCTTTTGTAACAAGTGATTGCTACATCTTGGCTGCAATGGCGGtggaccgctatgtggccatctgtaaccCACTCCGCTATCCAACAGTCATGTCCCAGAGAGTCTGCATTCAACTCTTGATTGGCTCATACCTCATAGGTTTCCTAAATGCCTCTGTACATGTAAGTTTCATTCTCCCCCTGAACTTTTGCAAATCCAATAAAATTAACCACTTTTTCTGTGATGCACCCCCAATTCTTGCCCTCTCGTGctccagtatttattttaatgtcatgCTAATAGCAGCCTTTGTGGGGTTTAACTTGGTGTGCACTGTGTCGGTCGTCATCTTGTCCTACGTATTTATCCTGGCTGCCATCCTGAAGATCTCTTCTGCTGCAGGGAGGAAAAAAGCCTTCTCCACGTGTGCCTCCCACCTGACAGCAGTCACCCTTTTCTATGGGACTCTGTCCTACATGTATCTGCACCACCGCACCCTAGAGTCTCAAGAGCAAGAAAAACTGGCTTCCGTGTTTTATGGGATTATGATCCCCATGTTCAACCccctcatctacagcctgagaaacCAAGATGTGAGAGAAGCTCTGAAAGGGGTTGGAAAGAAGTATTTCTAG